A region from the Pseudonocardia petroleophila genome encodes:
- a CDS encoding ABC transporter permease translates to MTRSRLGGLAGVLVIVAVWWLASIALFRGSGSIPTPPSVFAEFADPQRWSSTVTNATSTVSAAAQGYLWGNLAAIALAVLVLLVPRLEALANQVAIVSYCIPLVAIGPVIVIVAGRDAPNGASIVLAAMSVFFTTVVGCLVGLRAAPRASIDLVRAYGGSAWTTLRKVRVISALPSLFAALRIAAPAAFLGAILAEYLGSGGDSTLGRALIAAQTQSDAPLLWYLALVSGLISGIGYLLVGLVARVVTPWTSA, encoded by the coding sequence ATGACCCGTTCGCGGCTCGGCGGGCTCGCAGGCGTGCTGGTGATCGTCGCCGTCTGGTGGCTCGCCTCGATCGCGCTGTTCCGGGGCAGCGGGTCGATCCCGACCCCGCCGTCGGTGTTCGCCGAGTTCGCCGACCCGCAGCGCTGGTCCTCGACGGTCACCAACGCCACGTCGACGGTGTCGGCCGCCGCACAGGGCTACCTGTGGGGCAACCTCGCCGCGATCGCGCTGGCCGTGCTCGTGCTGCTGGTCCCGCGGCTGGAGGCACTGGCCAACCAGGTCGCGATCGTCAGCTACTGCATCCCGCTCGTCGCGATCGGGCCGGTGATCGTCATCGTCGCGGGCCGCGACGCGCCGAACGGCGCCTCGATCGTGCTGGCCGCGATGAGCGTGTTCTTCACGACGGTCGTCGGCTGCCTGGTCGGGCTGCGGGCGGCCCCGCGGGCCAGCATCGACCTGGTGCGGGCCTACGGCGGCTCGGCGTGGACGACGCTGCGCAAGGTCCGGGTGATCTCCGCGCTGCCCAGCCTGTTCGCCGCGCTGCGGATCGCCGCGCCCGCCGCGTTCCTCGGCGCGATCCTCGCCGAGTACCTGGGCAGCGGCGGGGACTCCACGCTGGGCCGGGCGCTGATCGCCGCGCAGACGCAGTCGGACGCCCCGCTGCTGTGGTACCTCGCGCTGGTCAGCGGCCTCATCTCGGGCATCGGGTACCTGCTGGTCGGGCTGGTCGCGCGGGTCGTGACGCCCTGGACGAGCGCGTGA
- a CDS encoding ABC transporter permease, whose amino-acid sequence MIAARLGRAVLTIGIAVVVLVALWAALLALFDVSSFVGKSPWDVWAYLFSDAPARGVRPASLTAEQARADSLAALGTTLVNAAIGFASGMVVATVVAIGFVLWRPFEVAFLPIAMLLRSVPLVAMAPLLLLVFGQGKLGIAVIAAIVVLFPALVNIVLGLGAAHPQALDVVRVNGGSAITALVTVRIPSALPQFLASARISVPGAIVGAMLAEWLVGFEGMGGVLSGYKGSGNYGGVWTVVAMSVLVSIVLYEVMTVVEAALLARWGPEAGVATRA is encoded by the coding sequence GTGATCGCCGCGCGGCTGGGGCGGGCCGTCCTGACGATCGGGATCGCCGTCGTGGTGCTGGTGGCGCTGTGGGCGGCGCTGCTCGCCCTGTTCGACGTCTCGTCGTTCGTCGGCAAGTCGCCGTGGGACGTGTGGGCCTACCTGTTCTCCGACGCGCCCGCCCGCGGCGTCCGGCCGGCGTCGCTCACCGCGGAGCAGGCCCGCGCCGACAGCCTCGCGGCGCTGGGAACCACGCTGGTCAACGCGGCCATCGGGTTCGCCTCCGGCATGGTGGTCGCCACCGTCGTCGCGATCGGGTTCGTGCTGTGGCGCCCGTTCGAGGTGGCGTTCCTGCCGATCGCGATGCTGCTGCGCTCGGTCCCGCTCGTGGCGATGGCGCCGCTGCTGCTGCTGGTGTTCGGCCAGGGCAAGCTCGGGATCGCGGTGATCGCGGCGATCGTCGTGCTGTTCCCGGCGCTGGTGAACATCGTGCTCGGGCTCGGCGCGGCCCACCCCCAGGCCCTCGACGTCGTGCGCGTCAACGGCGGGTCCGCGATCACCGCGCTGGTGACGGTGCGGATCCCCTCGGCGCTGCCGCAGTTCCTCGCCTCGGCACGGATCTCGGTGCCCGGCGCGATCGTGGGCGCGATGCTCGCGGAGTGGCTCGTCGGGTTCGAGGGGATGGGCGGGGTGCTCTCGGGCTACAAGGGCTCGGGCAACTACGGCGGGGTGTGGACCGTCGTCGCGATGTCGGTGCTGGTGTCGATCGTGCTCTACGAGGTGATGACGGTGGTCGAGGCCGCGCTGCTCGCGCGCTGGGGCCCGGAGGCCGGGGTGGCCACCCGGGCGTGA
- a CDS encoding acyltransferase, with translation MTSMWGSPLRDRWAGRRDPRQARFLTLASLRWVLRNRAYTPWYLVRYWRLLRFRAANPHVVLRGMVFLGRRVELHARAGYGRLEIGRWVHIGDGNSLRCHEGSLRIGDKVVFGKDNTVNCYLDVEIGAATIVADWVYVTDFDHRIADVTIPIKDQGIVKTPVRIGPDCWIGTKVSVLRGTRVGRGSVLGAHAVARGDIPEYSIAVGAPARVVRNRLDDYRAAADERAAIADIARKTAAAVQDRIAQAGS, from the coding sequence ATGACGAGCATGTGGGGGTCGCCGCTGCGCGACCGCTGGGCCGGTCGGCGCGACCCGCGCCAGGCCCGCTTCCTCACCCTCGCCTCGCTGCGCTGGGTGCTGCGCAACCGGGCGTACACGCCCTGGTACCTGGTGCGCTACTGGCGGCTGCTGCGCTTCCGGGCGGCGAACCCGCACGTGGTGCTGCGCGGCATGGTGTTCCTCGGCAGGCGCGTCGAGCTGCACGCCCGCGCCGGCTACGGGCGCCTGGAGATCGGCCGGTGGGTGCACATCGGCGACGGCAACTCCCTGCGCTGCCACGAGGGGTCCCTGCGGATCGGTGACAAGGTCGTCTTCGGCAAGGACAACACCGTCAACTGCTACCTCGACGTCGAGATCGGGGCGGCCACGATCGTCGCCGACTGGGTGTACGTCACCGACTTCGACCACCGCATCGCCGACGTCACGATCCCGATCAAGGACCAGGGCATCGTCAAGACGCCGGTGCGGATCGGGCCGGACTGCTGGATCGGCACGAAGGTCTCGGTGCTGCGCGGCACGCGGGTGGGCCGGGGGTCGGTGCTGGGCGCGCACGCGGTGGCCCGCGGTGACATCCCCGAGTACTCGATCGCCGTCGGCGCGCCGGCGCGGGTCGTGCGCAACCGGCTCGACGACTACCGCGCCGCCGCCGACGAGCGCGCCGCGATCGCCGACATCGCCCGCAAGACGGCCGCGGCCGTGCAGGACCGGATCGCGCAGGCCGGATCCTGA
- a CDS encoding glycosyltransferase family 4 protein has protein sequence MRVLMVSWEYPPVVVGGLGRHVHALATELAAAGHEVVVLSRHPTGSDAGTHPTGLDTDGAVRVLRVAEDPAHLEFARDMVAWTLAMGHAMVRAALTRLGDWRPDVVHAHDWLVAHPAIALADVLGTPLVATIHATEAGRFNGWLSSATSRQVHSTEWWLANRADTVVTCSAAMRAEVAELFDLDPAPIAVLHNGIEPRGWRVPRRRVAAARERHSPDGAPLLLYFGRLEYEKGVHDLIAALPRIRRAHPGTRLLVAGTGTATELLDDAVRTHRVRRSVGFLGHLPDADLAALLAGVDAVVLPSRYEPFGIVALEAAAAGAPLVASSAGGLGDIVVDGVSGVSFPPGDVPALARAVGRVLADPAAARRRARTARARLGVEFDWAHIAAATAQVYDRTTAGGPRELARPKIPTGNVFGR, from the coding sequence ATGCGGGTGCTGATGGTGTCCTGGGAGTACCCCCCGGTCGTGGTCGGCGGCCTGGGCCGGCACGTGCACGCGCTGGCCACCGAGCTGGCCGCGGCGGGGCACGAGGTCGTCGTGCTGTCCCGCCACCCCACCGGCAGCGACGCCGGGACCCACCCCACCGGCCTCGACACCGACGGCGCCGTGCGCGTGCTGCGCGTCGCCGAGGACCCCGCGCACCTGGAGTTCGCCCGCGACATGGTGGCGTGGACGCTCGCGATGGGCCACGCGATGGTCCGCGCCGCCCTCACCCGCCTCGGCGACTGGCGCCCGGACGTCGTGCACGCCCACGACTGGCTCGTCGCCCACCCCGCGATCGCGCTCGCCGACGTGCTGGGCACCCCGCTCGTCGCCACGATCCACGCCACCGAGGCGGGCCGGTTCAACGGCTGGCTGTCCTCGGCGACGAGCCGCCAGGTGCACTCCACGGAGTGGTGGCTGGCGAACCGCGCCGACACCGTCGTCACCTGCTCGGCGGCGATGCGGGCCGAGGTGGCCGAGCTGTTCGACCTCGACCCCGCCCCGATCGCGGTGCTGCACAACGGGATCGAGCCCCGCGGCTGGCGGGTCCCGCGCCGCCGGGTCGCCGCGGCCCGCGAGCGCCACTCCCCCGACGGCGCCCCGCTGCTGCTCTACTTCGGCCGCCTGGAGTACGAGAAGGGCGTCCACGACCTGATCGCGGCACTGCCCCGGATCAGGCGGGCCCACCCGGGCACGCGGCTGCTGGTCGCCGGCACCGGCACCGCGACGGAGCTGCTCGACGACGCCGTGCGCACCCACCGCGTGCGGCGCAGCGTCGGGTTCCTCGGGCACCTGCCCGACGCCGACCTGGCCGCGCTGCTCGCGGGCGTCGACGCGGTCGTGCTCCCTAGCCGCTACGAGCCGTTCGGCATCGTCGCGCTGGAGGCGGCCGCGGCCGGGGCGCCGCTGGTGGCGTCGAGCGCGGGCGGGCTGGGCGACATCGTCGTCGACGGCGTCAGTGGGGTCTCGTTCCCGCCCGGCGACGTCCCGGCGCTGGCGCGGGCGGTCGGACGGGTCCTCGCCGATCCGGCGGCGGCACGGCGGCGGGCCCGGACCGCGCGGGCGCGGCTGGGCGTCGAGTTCGACTGGGCGCACATCGCCGCGGCGACCGCGCAGGTCTACGACCGCACGACGGCGGGCGGCCCCAGGGAACTGGCCCGCCCGAAGATCCCCACCGGGAACGTGTTCGGCAGGTGA